One Candidatus Methylomirabilota bacterium genomic window carries:
- the hrcA gene encoding heat-inducible transcriptional repressor HrcA, producing MNWDDLGERGRQVLQAVIFEYIVTAEPVGSRQVAKKYALGLSPATIRNTMADLEELGYLTHPHTSAGRVPTDKAYRFYVDSLTGSTQIGRPEALRLQRQVSGPARTEIDDLMESTSAQLSALSHYAAVILAPPLRQTRLERIDLIPVAGDRALLVLATETGWGTSRILTLDERVSPAELREVARVLTERYGGLSFQEIRDRLGDTGVPVDQDRISRLAAVLERKAFASLWDRNLYYHGAMNILDQPEFADIGAMKAVLRAFEEKRQLIELLTARAASPEGVQVVIGSEMPYQEMQETSLVAASYKYGDRVLGVLGVVGPRRMPYAKIVPLVDYTARLVSRRLSRMTRPEPPA from the coding sequence TTGAACTGGGATGACCTTGGAGAGCGGGGCCGGCAGGTCCTGCAGGCTGTCATCTTCGAATACATCGTGACCGCGGAGCCGGTGGGCTCGCGCCAGGTGGCGAAGAAGTATGCCCTGGGGCTCTCGCCGGCCACCATCCGCAACACGATGGCCGACCTCGAGGAGCTCGGCTACCTCACCCACCCCCACACCTCGGCCGGCCGGGTCCCGACGGACAAGGCGTACCGCTTCTACGTCGACTCGCTCACGGGCTCGACCCAGATCGGCCGGCCCGAGGCGCTCCGGCTCCAGCGCCAGGTGTCGGGACCGGCCCGGACCGAGATCGACGACCTGATGGAGTCGACCTCCGCCCAGCTCTCGGCCCTCTCGCACTACGCCGCGGTGATCCTGGCGCCGCCGCTCCGGCAGACTCGGCTCGAGCGAATCGACCTCATCCCCGTCGCCGGCGACCGGGCGCTCCTCGTGCTGGCGACGGAGACCGGCTGGGGGACGAGCCGCATCCTCACGCTGGACGAGCGGGTGTCGCCGGCCGAGCTGCGGGAGGTGGCCCGCGTCCTGACGGAGCGCTACGGGGGCCTGAGCTTCCAGGAGATCCGGGACCGACTCGGGGACACCGGCGTGCCGGTCGATCAGGACCGGATCTCGCGGCTCGCGGCCGTCCTCGAGCGGAAGGCTTTCGCCTCGCTCTGGGACCGGAACCTCTACTACCACGGCGCGATGAACATCCTGGATCAGCCGGAGTTCGCCGACATCGGGGCGATGAAGGCCGTCCTCCGGGCCTTCGAAGAGAAGCGGCAGCTCATCGAGCTTCTCACCGCCCGCGCGGCGAGCCCGGAAGGGGTCCAGGTGGTGATCGGCTCCGAGATGCCGTATCAGGAGATGCAGGAGACGAGCCTGGTGGCGGCGTCCTACAAGTACGGCGATCGCGTGCTCGGCGTCCTCGGGGTGGTCGGCCCGCGCCGGATGCCATACGCCAAGATCGTCCCGCTCGTCGACTATACCGCGCGGCTCGTGTCGCGGCGCCTCAGCCGGATGACGCGACCCGAGCCGCCCGCCTAG